The Raphanus sativus cultivar WK10039 chromosome 6, ASM80110v3, whole genome shotgun sequence sequence ttttttcttgcaCTCGTATATAGATCGCTTTCATCTctttatattaagttttttttcctttgtttcaAACAGTCGCAGCAAGAACGTTAATCCCGCAGGAGAATCTGACTCTTCAACACAAGGTACACGTAAAATCTTGATCGTTGTGGCGAAAATAAAGCTTTTCATGTTTTCTAATTAGTTATCTGTATATGCAATATATAATAGTTGTCGAGAAGAATGAAAAGGCTGTTACCTTGAGGAAGAGAAGAGGCTTTATAAGCTTTGAGGAACAAGAagaggatgaggaggaagaagaagaagaagaagctagtggaggcggtggtggtagtaaagggaagaagaagaagaagaagaaagccaAGAAGAGCGGTGCGTTGGAGGAAGGATCACGGTGCAGCCGAGTTAACGGTAGAGGATGGAGATGTTGTCAGCAAACTCTTTATGGGTATTCTCTTTGTGAGCATCATCTTGGTAAAGGAAGGGTAAGGAGCATGAACAAGAGTGCTGGCGCTCGCGGCGGCCGACAGAAAAAGGCCGAGGTGGTGGaagtgaagaacaagagagTGAAGCTTGGGATGGTGAAGGCCCGTTCCATGAGTAGTTTGCTTGGACAAACCAGCACAAGTAGCGGTATTGGTGATGTTCTTGTTGGTACTGAGAGTGAGATAAATGCACCTGCTGATCAGTTTGATGCTCCTGATAAGTAAGTCTGGCTATCCAACATTTAcagttttatgtatatttttaatgtacATGATGATTATGGACGCagctttatgttttttttggtgtgTGAACATTGTGTATAAATTTGATCGAGGACGTAATGATTTTATGAACACTTTTTCATGTTTATGACAACACCAATGGACTATTGAGAAATCAGTTAAACAAtagaaaataagttttttttttataatccgaaGGTATACGACAGACCGAGACCCAACCAAGTAATCTTTTTGGATTTGTCCACCAGCATCAGACAGACCCGATTGATCGTAAGTAGATTTTGAATCAGGGGAATAGCACTTTTTTCCAAATCTTCTGTACCATTCGACCACGCTTGtggttaaagaaaaataagttaAAGCCGAGTGTTTCTTGGATATACCATATGTGATTTGAACAACGTTCTTTAGAATGGTTTAAAgctaaattaatatatatattatgtttcgtaattttatattttgaaaagacTAGATACATTAGTAATGCGGCTGGAAAGTGGGAATAACTTTAAGTTTGTGTATTGTGATGGTTTGTTTAATATTATGATGTATGGTGACGGTGTGGATTGATATTGATAAGTTAGTTTAGTTAGGTAGGGCTTTGGTATAAAAAGCGTTAAAAAAAACTTCAGATTATGTAATTAGCTGAATCAGTAATATTTTAAAGCGTTTTCgacaataaaacataaaaagttaGTTACTGGATATGTATAATGTATCCACCATAAGGGTTACTGGCCTAATGATACTCACCATGGCCTTCCCACGCCGGGGCACCACCACTTGACTCTAATCCCTTACTGACACAACTCACCGCGCTGGCAACTTCCTCCGCAGAGCATGTGGCTGCATTGGAGTTAAAGTTTCTCTTACTGTTGTGCTCTGTGTGATTTTGAACTCCATGTTCAATGCGCATATTTGTCTCAAGTCATTATACATGATTCTCATCCTAACCGTAATCTTCTTCTTGTTTACAACAGTGCTGCTCTTGTTATGTCTTTTACTCAGTTTGCAGACTACACCAATCAACTTGTGCTCTATAATTTGGATATGGATGGTAGGTTTTGGTCTTATAAATATACGTTgtctattttagttttgttcCAGTTATCCATCCATTCACAACCGTCTTTGTTCTTAGTGTAATCCACCTTTTTGGTTTCTCTCTCCTTGTCAGAAAACGTTATAGTAAATAGTGACATGGTGACTAATATAACACAACGATTGATCAAAATGTTTTGCATTTCACATCTGAAGTTTTCCTTTTACAGTTCGGGCAACAACTGAAACCAGAAATAGAAACTCTTTTTGTACAGCCTTAACATTTCCTGCTCCAAGGAATCTCTCATTCTTCCTTTCATTTAGTCAACAATGAGATGCGAAGTGAAAACACACGACATGGAAGAATGACAGCGAATCCAGAAGCTGTGAAGCAACTCTCTCACATTAAAGACAAACTCTCCATCATGATCAAGAGGACTATACTCCTAAAAAGGACTCATCATATGACGAAGTTTATTACACCGAATACATAATAAATTAGAGAGGAAGGAAGGACAGTAGAAACCTCCATTCATGGCTGCAAATGGTAATCAAGACTAAAGGCTCGAATATCTGAAGGACTACTTCCAGGCCtgagaaaagcaaaaaaaactaAGCACACAAAACCATAAGTGAAACCGTTGATAACATCTCttcagacaaatcgctccacacACACCTTTTGTTTATAGTACCGTAGTGAAACTTTATTTTCCCCTTTTTAAGATCTTCCAAAtactacaaagaaaaaaaaaagaaaacaaaaccaaacatgTTTTCTAGTGAAAATCAAAGAGTAATCAAAATTGTTTTGTAATCCATACACACACTTACCAGATTTAAGGTAACATATATAGATGAAAACGCCAAGGAATCAAAGGGTATCTCGTCTAAAGCAAAAAGACGGCACTCCAATGACTCAGGACCAGGCGCAAAATCAAGATTCTTCAGCTTTGCTAAGAATATAACATACGTCTTTGCTCCAAAAAAGCGAAAACATCAACTATAAGTACAtaatgagaaaaagaaaaagacaaagtaGAGAGTGTTTCTTTCTTACTTGGCCAATAAGAGGAATATCGAGCTGCGCAAAAGGCGAAACAACTTCCACAGTGGCTCCAGCTTCTTCCCAAGTTTCCCTCATTGCTCCTTCAGCAGCTGACTCTCCAACCTCTAGATAACCCGCAGGAAGAGTCCTGTATATAcgcaaaacaaaaaacaaaaaaagatcaTAACTTGACACACGACACTAAGGAAACACACTCATTAAAGGGAAGGGCTTTGTGTACCATAGACCGTGTGAAGGTTGAATGTTACGTTTACAAAGTAAAACCTTTCCTTCATGCTCAATAAGACAACCTACAACCTGCAACACTTTCTTTCACATTTAAGAGCCTtctctaataaaaaaaaaatcacgatGAAACAAAACTATTAACCATCTTAGGATTCTGGTAAGCGATTTTGTCGCAGTGTGTGCAGATAGCTCGGAGCTTCTCTTCTCCGTCAGGTATCTCGTGCTTGGTAGGGCCTCCACACCATTGACAGAACTTTATCTTACGAACATCTCcctgaaacaacaacaccaccATTGAAGGAGACACCACCAAAGTGATGTTCACAAGAGCTAATTAGACTCACAGCTGATTGAACAGAGACGAAAGTTGGAGACTTGGGAACTGGGTCGGATCCGGGAAGTGAGGAAGACATTCGGGTCGGGTTGAAACGGAGTGTTTTCCTTGGAGAGGAGGAGAAAGTTGAGAGCTTTCTAGGGTTTGTAGATGTGGAGAGGAAAGAGACGGTGGAAGAGGTGGAGTTGCGGGTCTTGGTCAGTCTCTGTGAGATGATGGTTAACCCTGCTGTTGACCAACCCAAGATCTGTACGGCTTTGAGCATTATACGCACCGCTTTTTTCACCGGAACTTTGCTTCAGATTCCGGCGTCAATTTCGTCACAGTTTTGACATTTGAGGAGAGAAATGTCAtttaaagatatgattttttttctgacGAGAAACAGAGAATCCAAATTATTGAGAGCAGATAAACCGGTTTAATTTGACTTTGTCTCTGACCAAGTTAACCGGTTAAGACATAAGACCAGGACTGCCTAGGCCAATACATACAGCATTGgttgaatcctttgttcagtaATTTAGTATTTTGATTGAATCCTTTGTTTTTGGATTTGTTCTAGATCCGTTGTTCATTCTTGTGTTCAGGCAGGCAGAGCCTTTCTTCTGCTGTTACTGTTTGTAGATTAGCCTCTTGTGTTCAGGCagccaagtttttttttttttttgtgacaggGCCTAAATAAAGTTGCAGCGTTACTATTGCTTGTGATGAAGACGCTAAATTTTGTTTACCTGACAAATAGCCAACATCACAGTTGGAAGTAGAAAGACACTGTACATTATTTTTACCGGTACAAATACTCATCATCACTTTGGTAAAAGCGGAGAGAAAGTAGAGCTGAGAAACAAATACTCATCGCTTTggtagaaatttttgaaagtttagtAATAAAAGATGACAGCAGAAAGAAATAGCTTTGGATCCTGTAGTAGTGTTATTATTTAGGATAAGCTTTTAAATGAACACTTTGAATATCATCTCTAAGTAATCAAACACACTATCTAAAACTCTTTCATCTTTCAGTTCACCGCTAGATTATCGCATAAAGATTGATAAGCCACACTGCAGACCTTAAACTTTGCTTCAGCCGCCTCCTGTTtcaatacaaatcaaaagaTTCAAGAACCAAAAAATAGGAGGATGAAAGATTTAAAAACGGAGATGATTTAATTGGTTTACCTTGGTTGAGCCTTGATGACGATCTGGGTGCCATTTCAAAGCGCAAGTTCGATATCtaatatacaaaacaaaaaaaaggaatgagAAGATGAATGAATGTATATGGTTTGGCTTTTTTTGTGCGTTTGATATTGATGGAAGTAAAAGGTAACTCACGCATGTTTGACGTCTTTGAGGTTTAATGGACCAGAAGGACTCAGGCCAAGAGCTTGTCTATGAGAAGCTTGGTTTGGCTCAGACTCAGAGTCGCTGGATTCTGTTGAAGTATacccttcttcatcttcatcctcgTATATTCGATGATGTTTTGATCTCCCAGACCTTTTAGAGTTATTGGAGAACCTTGAAGAATGATGCCATCGAGGAGGTTCATCCTCCTCTTCATGGGTGAATGAAAAGGAGAAACCTCGTGATCCACCAAAAGCAGTTCGGAAGACATAGTCAATGTCAAAGAAGTCATCATCAACTCCGCAAAAATCAAAGTGCTCCCCTATACACACAGTAGCAGATTCATCAAAtttaaactagatcttgattgTAGAAGCAGTGAAACAAGCTATATGCCTGCCTACACAGTAGTAAACTAGAGCCTAAGACAATCACTTACTATTTGGACCCCAACTCTGGGAGCCATGTTTGCCATTCCATTTTCCTTTGGGCTCTTCTTTGGCATACTTCTTTTTGTACCACGAGTTGTTTTTCTTCCGTGAGGAGGGCTCATCATactcatcgtcatcatcatgcCAACTCTGGAATCAAAAACGTAAACCGCCGCTCTGAGAAGCTTTACAGTTGAAAAAAATTCCGCAATGGCATAAACAAAAAGcactattaaaataattaccGTAAACATGTTAGCTGCAAAAGCATTCACATTGCGCAATAACTCTTGCTTCTCCCTCATTCTtctgttcctcttcttgtgaaCATATGATCTCTGCagcatataaaataaataaaaaaccagTAAAATCATAAATCCAAACAATGTCGAAATTCAGACAAGTAAGCCACTCAAATCCCAACATCTGTGTCTGAACAATTAAGAGAAAACCCCTCAAATTCTCAAATCTCAATCTATCTAACAAAAGCTAAGaacatgttcaatcgatccAAAGAAATGCCAAAGCACGAAACTTTAGACAGAAAGAATCAAACTTTGCGGTGGGGAAGAGAGACTGACTGACCGATTCCCAGGAAGAGCGGCGTTTGCGTTCCAAGACGGGTGTAGAGTGAAAAAGCGCTGTTTTCAGGTGAGAAGCTAAGCTCTGTGGTCTGCCGATCGCAGCTCTAATGGCCGCGTTCATCTTCTCCaatgaggaaaaaaaaagattgcgTCTTTCGATGTATGTTTTGCAAAGAAACAAGGAAAAAAGCCGATGATGTGACTCGGGCGTGACTCAGTTGTTCGAACTCGCGCAATAGGGCATATTCGATTACTCGTGCCTGGCGTTTACTATTATCTACCAGCGGTGGAAAAAAAAGTTACATTCCCCCTCTCCTCTCCCCTTGTTTTACTGTTTGTTTTCTCTGCCTCACGAATAGAGTTAATGCACCCGTGAATTGAGTGAAACCACTTGGAAATTACTAgaatactagattctgacccgccctttagaggacgtgtatattttttattttaatttaattctcatatttgtgttttctttgtgatatttgtatttttttttgtaatcatatttgtgtgtaaatcttaatcaaaatatattttattaaataatagcaattttaaaaaattgatatgGTATACGTTCGGTTAGGGTTTGGTTGCCGGTCGAATCCGCAAATCCGCaggtttcaattttgttttggtcaaaagtatgacccgcacaacccgcatacaaataatttgtaccgaCACCCGTCCTATTTAATTTTGCGATTATCTGCGagtcataattttttaaaaaataatttttaatttaactattataaaaaatataaaaatatatttataataaaatttatataattttttaaaattttatttgttctttttaaattaccatatttttaaaacagtgtttacttttatttttatttttatctatttttcgGGTTAGCAGGTACCCGCAATCCTAAATTTACCAACCCGCTCCCACCCCGAATTAAATACTCATAACCCACATCCAAAAATcgactttttaaaaaattatattaaattaaattattattattaaacacaaatataaaaattaaatatctctaaaaaattaaaacaaaaatatataccaGCTCTTCTAAAAgacaaatcaaaatatagtttattctattaaaataaaaacataacctattgataaatattatgttcAACTAtctatttcatttatttaagggactattttatcagtttaaattaatattaaacatacatataattagaaaaaaacttaaatataaaactttaatttttcaaaaaagaaattaaaataaaaaacagaccTGTTTTTTGGAGGGCAAATGTCATATATAAAGATGTTGACAGTGCAAATAATTATCATTTACCTTCGCTTAGTGCATAGAGGTGCTTCTACTTTTAGAGCACATCACGTGTTCGAAACAACTAAatcacttttgttttttttttaataatttctttAATGAATGGCATTATTGTAAATACATCGTCATCTTCCTTATGATAACTTCTAGGTTTCTGCAAAAACATTTCCATGGCAATCATAGAAAAAGTATCATTATAAGCTGCAATATTGCGTTTTTCTTTCAGATCCTTCATTGATTTTGTAGATCGGGtatataaatttcattcaaAATCCagaaaattgattattttagaaaaccaaTTCATTCATCGAATTTGACAAATCACCACGGTAACTCTTGGCTCCATGGCCGAGCAATCGATCACCATACCCACTTTTCTGAACCTACAAATATGTTAAACATATGCAAGTTTGTGTGTTGTATTATACTTGCACAAATTATTAGTTATATGAAATTGTactctcaaaaaaaaaatgtactcTCTACAA is a genomic window containing:
- the LOC108806323 gene encoding nudix hydrolase 23, chloroplastic isoform X2 — translated: MLKAVQILGWSTAGLTIISQRLTKTRNSTSSTVSFLSTSTNPRKLSTFSSSPRKTLRFNPTRMSSSLPGSDPVPKSPTFVSVQSAGDVRKIKFCQWCGGPTKHEIPDGEEKLRAICTHCDKIAYQNPKMVVGCLIEHEGKVLLCKRNIQPSHGLWTLPAGYLEVGESAAEGAMRETWEEAGATVEVVSPFAQLDIPLIGQTYVIFLAKLKNLDFAPGPESLECRLFALDEIPFDSLAFSSIYVTLNLYLEDLKKGKIKFHYGTINKSFFCFSQAWK
- the LOC108806323 gene encoding nudix hydrolase 23, chloroplastic isoform X1, giving the protein MLKAVQILGWSTAGLTIISQRLTKTRNSTSSTVSFLSTSTNPRKLSTFSSSPRKTLRFNPTRMSSSLPGSDPVPKSPTFVSVQSAGDVRKIKFCQWCGGPTKHEIPDGEEKLRAICTHCDKIAYQNPKMVVGCLIEHEGKVLLCKRNIQPSHGLWTLPAGYLEVGESAAEGAMRETWEEAGATVEVVSPFAQLDIPLIGQTYVIFLAKLKNLDFAPGPESLECRLFALDEIPFDSLAFSSIYVTLNLYLEDLKKGKIKFHYGTINKRPGSSPSDIRAFSLDYHLQP
- the LOC108806839 gene encoding uncharacterized protein LOC108806839, whose translation is MRIRKRQVPLPLSSLLPVPLSDLYFNGSPTATDRYFCGQDSDGVLASLLQLSQPPVPVSDGQQRDVMSKKQEKTMDDGGEVDVKSSTDASGSRSKNVNPAGESDSSTQVVEKNEKAVTLRKRRGFISFEEQEEDEEEEEEEEASGGGGGSKGKKKKKKKAKKSGALEEGSRCSRVNGRGWRCCQQTLYGYSLCEHHLGKGRVRSMNKSAGARGGRQKKAEVVEVKNKRVKLGMVKARSMSSLLGQTSTSSGIGDVLVGTESEINAPADQFDAPDKYTTDRDPTK
- the LOC108809111 gene encoding uncharacterized protein LOC108809111, with the protein product MNAAIRAAIGRPQSLASHLKTALFHSTPVLERKRRSSWESRSYVHKKRNRRMREKQELLRNVNAFAANMFTSWHDDDDEYDEPSSRKKNNSWYKKKYAKEEPKGKWNGKHGSQSWGPNREHFDFCGVDDDFFDIDYVFRTAFGGSRGFSFSFTHEEEDEPPRWHHSSRFSNNSKRSGRSKHHRIYEDEDEEGYTSTESSDSESEPNQASHRQALGLSPSGPLNLKDVKHAYRTCALKWHPDRHQGSTKEAAEAKFKVCSVAYQSLCDNLAVN